From Branchiostoma lanceolatum isolate klBraLanc5 chromosome 16, klBraLanc5.hap2, whole genome shotgun sequence:
TACCAAAACACGCCCCCACTGCTGGGGTTCCCAGACACCTTTCAAACAaattaagaaagaaaagaaacccCATGAGACATCTTTAAGACCTGGCATCATCGCCCTTTTAATTAAGGTAGAACTTTCTATCTACTCTGTTTAGTCATTTAGCGCACGAGCTACCACACATGTTTACTAAACTTTCTAAATCTACGAACTAGATTTAGATAAAGGGACTTTGAATAGCTGATATATCTTAGAGCTAAGTTTAGTAAAGTGTGTATTTAACTGAGTTGAAAATACAAATAACAAGAGTCTGTAGGATACAAACCTCTTTCAAGTGATTTTGGTGTGAGTGTTTGATAAGCTCTTTACCAGGGAATAAGAGTTTATCTAAAACTTATTTTCATTATGTCCAGATAATTGTTTATCATAACTCTAGGCAGGGTAGCAAGCCACAGCCTAACATCTACTAGGCACAACACATACtgaattcctttttttaaactCAAGCAAGGGTAACTATGAAGGATTCCGTTGTCTTTAAAGAAAATTCCAATTGACAAAGTGGTTTATTACGACAACACTTTTGGATAAATGGCCATTGGGGCGTTCCGAAGAGCAGAGCAattgtacatatttacaaactAGGTGTTTGCCAACCATAGATAAAGGCAATGAGAATCCCTAGAAGTAAACGTATGTTTATCGTAGTAGAAAGGACATTAAACAGACAACTCATGAACTAGTAATTTTCTGTTGCCGCAATTTGTGTGAGGTTGTTTTCCGATATATCGAAATAAATGCAAAGAGCAtcttatctcactggacccgcgacacgttggcgacctcgctgcgaccgagcgatttgacagcgcgctaaacgaatttcatcgaaacctttttacgctttgtgtgtttcgttgtcttttaagCTATACTTGTAGGTCTTCCATCATATTACAATCACGAAATGAAGGGTTACACACattcaatttaggacgcagcgaggtcgccaacgtgtcgcgagTCCAGGGAGACAGGGGCATGTTgcgaggggggtggggggtgagtATATGTTCTCAGATGGActgtaagtactagtactttcgagaaaccatacaaaagaATGACAATACAGGGCTAACATTAATAGTATGTCAATAATACATATTTAGTGTCAGTTTATGTGTAGAGGATTCAGCCAAAGGGTTAATCCTCAAATGCTAATTAAACAAATAACATCGCATGTCCGGGGGCATATAAAGGTGGCTAAATTCCTGAGAGATTGCTTTATTGTCCGAAAGGAGATTGAAATACGCATTTAGTCCCATCATATTGTAAAAATTGCAATTGTATAAAGATACGTATATTATATTAGAGATTCACATATGTTAGCGCATATTTTTGTTACGTTGTTTGTAGTAGACCATATGAATATGAAAGtaactgtactttttgttgtgtcaataaaattTTTGTTTCTATTAAAACACAACCTACCTAATTTCTTGACCTACAGGTCGTTTGGGGAGGGGCGGGGCAAGGTAGAAATGAAGTTGGACAGCTGTCTCCAGACTCGTACAAATCACAACAGACATAGCTTTAAACATCACATCGCTCAGAAACACAATCATTGATAATGCCTTCTATCTAGAACGCACCTGGACTTATTATATCAATTAGCTAGAGATCAAATCGTTAACAagttatttttttaatgtttggtTGCTATCCTAGAACATTTCCGTATCTGCCATTGAATCAAAATATCATGATAGATATATCGGTGTGGTACTAAGCAATGCAAATATAGATACATTATCCCTTGTACAATCAATGTTGAAGAAAAGTTGGATAAGTAtccaaaatgtaaatgtaaaatttAAGACGTAAGTAAAATTTGATAATGAAAATAAGATCCTGATTTGTATAATGATAATCTAATTATGCCATCCATCACCTGAGCagtctacataccaaaaaatcATAACGATCCATCAAccgcttcttgagttattcccttccAAAGGTTGGATCAAAATTGACCCCTGTAGTTCcagaaaaagctgctaggggcccaaacctacagcgCTCACTCGctgtcccaagagctatctaccacacataAGTCGACTATGTCATGTCCAGAACGCGAGATGTTAAACCTTACAAAGCCACTAGGAGAACCactatcgaacttgaccttcgttttccttacccctacccacctactaaatgTCATAAGGATCCTTCCACACCTTCTTGAGTCATTCTGTAACGTACTACAACCCCCCCCTTTCTGTTACAAAGATAGGGAGTTACAAAAGTCGTAACGATTGTGcctctcaacatctgcttggagattaagacaACGAAGGATTCTCGGAAGCCGTACAAAGAGAGACAGTATATGCCAGAAGGCAACGGAGGATCAAAGAGAGAGAGTGTCTTATTTGCAAGGTCACATTGCCCAAATATGGAGCACCTGATGAGATTTGAGTGACGGTCACTGACATACATATGATACCTTATGGCTATTTGCCGTAAGAGAGATGGCATTTGGCCTTTTAGAACATATTGGATCTTATCTCAAGTACCCCATCATCtttacaaaacgtacaagtaactTTCTAGAGTCGGCTACTTGAATGTTGCCACGCCCCCTTTTTTTCTCGGTTACTTTGATCTGTCACACGATTTTCTGTGGGAAAATTTTCAACTAGACTGTGCTACTGATAGACCCAACCATCGACAAGAATCTAGGACAACATGTTCAGTCACAAAACAGCTGTATCTTGATTGTACAACATATTTACGATTGTCCCAAGAGTTCCTTGAATTTGCTATCCGACGGACGCTGCAAGACGCCCTCCCCTAACGCCATTTCATATGAAACTTAAAGACATTGAAATCAAGACAAATTGTAAAGTCCATATGCGTTTTATGAgataaaaaatgacaaaatttctAATACTAGTACGACATGACTCATCGTCCTTGCAATATTTGGCCAACTGCGCATACTTCTGCGCAGGTTTGTTCTAGCGACAACATGGCGAGTGACCCGGCATGGCTTCACAGTTTGTTTGAATGTTCCCGAAGGATATGTAGTTATCATTTGGTCACAAGTCGTTATGAATATGAAGTTAGCATGATTAAAAGTCGATAAGACACAGGAAAACGAGCATTTGAGTATGTTTTCAGGAGAAAGAGGCTGACAAGTGCTTTTACAAAGCTACGGCCAGGCAGCCTTTTTATGCGAAAAGTTTGGTGTATAAAAAAAACGTACAAACTAGAATCAATGTAGTAAAATCATTTCTCATttctgtcatgtcatgtcatgtccaTCTGACTGCGATTAGCAACTTGTAGATCTTCATTCACCgaatgtagcctggagtccggTCTTGCCATGCAGTATAGCGACCGTTggaagcggactaaagctacCAATGGGGGACTCCAGGCTAGCAAAACCagcccacaaaacatacacaatcATATCTTGATTgtgaaatataatattttcaagTGTAAGCAATCAGCAGAGTATTAGTTACTCAAATATGGCAAGTGTACCCTCGTTTGTCAGCACAGTAAGTGTGCTAACATAGTATTTTAGGAAATTCAAATAAATGGAGGTGTAAAACTCTGACGCACTTGTACAATTCGCCTGCCATATGGTGTTGTTAGATTTTATGTGGCACAGTTTTAGTCCGTGTTATACCCTTGGGGCACATTCTGTACCGTGTAGATATACAATAACATCTATTGTTTAGCATGTTTCAAAAGTGGTCTCTCTCACACGAAGAAAAACATGGCGGCAAAGAGGTCATAGGTCAAACTCTGCCTGATGCAGGTGTTCGGACCAAAATTATCTGGTCATCCGTTGCCATGACAGCAAATTATGTTTAGATGTTCTTACAGATATGTAGACTAAATACGTTGCACTTTGACCTTTTAAGGAAAGTGAGCTATTTCATTCCTGAAAATGCAGTCGTTTTACAATTTGGGGACCATCATTTGTTCGAAATCTAAGAAAAAAGCTTATGCAGTACTGTATCATTAAGGATTTGTTGCGTGTGCTATTATATAGATGTTTTGCTAGACGCTAGTAGCAAATGACGACAAAgcaaaaatgtgcatttttattACTTTTATTTTGTACCTTCTGTTGCAAAGGTAACCATCTGGGTGGTTCATCAGTACTGCCCAAACTCATCCATGttacagctgtcaatcatatctccTTCTGTCAATCAACATTACGTCACCGTCTACGTCACATGTCACTTCTTCACGTCACTACGTCACTGTCTCTTTGCGCATACTGAAATCTTCAATCCGAATCAAATAGCATTACTGTATCCAATCACGTTTTTCTATAGATGATATGGAGAGCTTTGAGGGCGAGTCTGGCTGGTGCTAGCGCCGGATCTTCAGGAAGGAGCCCTTCCCGAGCTTCAGGCCGCCCATGGCGCCTCCaccaccgccgccgccgccgcctccaccgccgccgcctccaccgccgccgccgccgccgcctccGGAGGTCTTCACGACGATCGAAGTCGGCTGGGACATCCTGTGGGAGAGCGCATATGTGATGCAGATTGAGTGAGATGTTTgcacacaaacaacaaacaataaacaaacaaacaatgtaccTATGAGTTTGACGAACCCAAATGTTACAGGTCACTCTACTCAATGTCCTTGCTCTACAGAGACACAAACAGTAACATATTCTTTTGGTCACACACAATTTCATTTTTCCGTGATATCATTAGGCTGAACTTTTCATgatgaagtgaagaaaaagataTGCATCACAAAGTGGGAAGAAAGACAAAGAATGGAAATAAAATCAATCGACTCCATTATGAAGCAAGTCATGAGAGGGTGAAAGAAAGCAATTGATACAAGGAGGAGGCATGAAAGAGTAAAAGGAATAAAAGGACGAGGCAATCCACCTGGACTCGTTGCATTCCAGTACGTAGTTCATAGTACAGAAGAAGAGTAAAGGCATGGCAAAAGAgaagagaaacaaaaaaaagacacaccTGGCCCCTCTGGTGTCAGAAGaaaagataaagaaaggacGACACCACTTGCTTGCTTGGCCTCTTCATCGTTCAGCAGCTGTTATAAAGACATATATAAGAAGAAGACAGAACCAAAAGGCCTAGGACAAGACAACCCACCTGGCCTCCTCGCCCTCCAACAGTTGCTTGTAGCAGGTGATCTCCATGTCCATCTGCATCTTGACCCGCTGGAGCTCAGAGTAGGCGTCGCGCTGTGCCTGCAGGCGGCCGCGCAGCTCGTTCAGCACCGCCTCGAGCTCGGCAATGGTCGCCTCCATCATCTCGAACTGCCGCTGGCCTTCGATGTCCGTGGCCTCCAACTCGGCTTGCAGCCGCGCGGTCTAAAGATAAAGTAAGATCATTCAACTTGTGATACTTGCGTTAAGGATGATATGCCATctaacgtcagcaggtgagattacctggttgtgttaaaagaaactccaaatatcctatgttctaccaacctgatgaaattattttgggGGGATATGCCATctagtttttttgtgtgaattcGTCTAGTGTGTTGAATAGATTAATCTTAAAATCTTGTTAAATAGCTGTtagcatacattgtaccttgttcattcattcatacttaAAATACATCGGTATGATTTGGGCATGGGTTCACTATTCTAAtcgttttttcaaacaaaaacgaTATTTTCAAACTAGTCGTATGCCTAGATCCGACTActaattgtgtttttttatagtCACTATGAATCTCATTGCTACCAGGAACCGCTACCGTTGGTATGAACTACAGAGGTACAAATGATCACGAACTTTGAGGAGGTAATGTGTAAAGTTCAAGTAAACTGGAGGCATAAGATTACCTATTCGTATGTTCCTTGTGCTCAGTTGATCAAATGCTTATTTCAAGAAATCGCTAACATTTAGGATTCAAACCATAGCTCTTAGCAGTAGGTACAATGTGTATCTGGTTATGTCTGTTTATACGAACTAAGACAAAGGGGCACAGAAATGTTTCTTACGGTTTCCCTCAGCTTGTCGAGCTGCCGCAGGGCCTGTTCGATCTCCCTCTCCACGGCCTTAATCTCTCGCTTGGCTTCAGAGATCTGAGCCTCCAGACGCTGCTTCTGGGTCTGCAGAGCAGCCAACTAAACACAGACGGAGAAAAGCAGGGTTAAACATGAGACGTCTATGACCCAAACACATGTAGAGAAAACACCGTTAAACTTGAGACATCTATGACCAATGTTATACAAGCATCATCGACGAAAATAAAGTCTATGACCTACACATAGGCAGAGATTGTCATAGTTATCAATGCAATGACATATGTGCTTACCAGTGTTGTTGTGGACGTTTCCAATCTATATCTGATTGTTATTTTTCTCTGTATCTAAATGGTATAAAACATCTATATCTACTACAATACTGTTAATCTACAACGTTTCCAATCTATATCTGATCTATAACAGTTTTTGACGTACCCTACGTGCGTACATATCCTCCAGCTGGCTCTTGCGGGCGCCTGCGTTAGCCTCAAACTCTCTGCGCATGCTCTCCACAGACACCTGGAACTCAGCCTCGGCCTGCTGCTGCACCTCCAGCGTCACCCTCTCACGGGTCTCCTCCGCTTCCTTATATGGAAAAAACATGGTTTAGCATCCCTTATTTGGAGATGGGGGATTACTTTTATGGTAAAAGCTTTGGCGAAACACGCTGACTTAGCAGGTGTGCCGTGGCACAAGACAGCTTGTTATGTTCCACTGAACGATCTGTCACACAAAACCTTTGCATACCTAAGTCCAAACAATGTTTACAACTATCCAGTTAGGATACCCCTACTGTGTTAAATAATGCTACAATTCATGACTGTGAAAACTCTTAACACACGTCCTTTTAGAGTAATCACATACAAATCTAATGCACATTTTTCATTCAGATATTCATGGTGATGAATATGCGCAAACAACGACAGTAGAACATGCAACACTTCTATAGCACGTCTGATTATACCCTTCGACGCTTTACGTTTTGCCTACGCAAAAGAATAGCAAATACAAATCCATACCTGTATGTTAGCTTGAACCTGGAAGTCCAAGTTGACACTCAGCATCTCCATTGCGCCCTGTAGACGCTTACCCTCAGCGTTAGCGTCAGCGACACTctgttaaaaaaaataacatgagAGAGCCACTATTAACACTGTAGCAAAGGTACCGATGAATAAAGTATAATGCAAGGCATTTATTTGCTATAGTTCCTTTTGCTTATAAACTTACGTTAAAAAAGAGAACATGTGAGAGTCACTATTAACACTGTAGCAAAGGTACCGATGAATGAGGTATAATGCAAGGCATCTATTTGCTATCGTTCCTTTTGCTTATAAACTTAGGTTAACGTCCGTAAAGGTACGTGAAAGACGCTATCAACATTGAAGCTTCTGCCGGTGGATACGGTAGGATGAAAGGCTTTGAATTCGTTGCGTTTGTTTGCTATGCTAATAATGCTCGGTAATATCGGctacatttgcatagtttacGGTGCATCCGCTGTAACTACCGTTTGGGCATATAATCTTTTATGTACTAAAATCAAGCTTTATGAAATATTGAACTTAGACACGTTTGCTAACGTTTTTATATTGTTTTCTTCTAATTGGCGTTTTCCTACCTTCCTCAGAACGGACAGTTCCTCCTCCATAGCGGCTAGGGCAGCCATCTCAGCTTGGATCCTGTagaaaaattcatcaaaattcaGCCACAATCCAAGGTTCGGTTTAGATTTTACACGTCAAATATCTCTATTCTAATCCAACAGGTTGATTTAGTGCCGCCATTATTTGCTCAAGGTGTTTTGAAAAGCGTCGTCTCGCCTTAACCACTGGAAGAATTAAGGTGTAAGAGAAACCGGGCATGACGGTTTTTTGTCACGCCCATTTTTTGTACCCACTTTGCTGCTTTATAACAGAATGCTGTTTTTTCAGTCgcttctatcgttttctttttttctacgtTTTCTTTATTAAGTCACCGTCATATTTTCACCCATTTTGCTGTATGATTTTTGATAATTTTATGACAAATATAGACCGTCTATCAAAATCTACGACAACTCTTTTTCGTCACAAGACCTCTGCATAACTTATTCACGACTGTCATAGACCTCTCGTACGACGGATTTTACCAGGGCCAAAACGTTCAAGACTGGCGTGCGGAGATGGATACTTACTGGGCGGTCAGCTCGGCCACCTCGGCCTCGTAGCCACCCATCTCCTGCTTGAGCATTTCCCTCCTTCCCACGAGTTCCTGGAGCATACCCTGCGCCTTGCGGAGCTGCTCGTTGTAAGCGTCCAGCATGGCTGAGTTCTGGTCTCCACCGCCTGCACCCGACATGGGGGCGCGACTTAGGACAGCGTACTGCAGCTCCAAGTCACGGTTCCTGTCCTCCAGGACGCGAACCTTCTCGATGTAGCTGGCGAGCTTGTCGTTGTGGACGCGGAGGCCCTGAAGCTCGCGCTCCCGCCCGCCGGACATGATGGGGATCGACAGGCCGAGGAAGCCGAAACCACCGGCTTGGGCGAAGGAGCCGGCTGGTACCAGCGCGCCTCCTCCTCCGCCGCCGCCGAAGCccccgccgccgccgccgcgtCCTCCGCCGCCGCCACCGCCGaagccgccgccgccgccacggcctccaccgccgccgcctccatagccgccgccgccgccgcctccATAGCCGCCGCCACCGCCTCCAtagccgccgccgccgccgccgccgcctccTCCACCTCCACTACTCTTGTACACGAAGCTGTACCGCTGGTAGCCAGAGGAACCTTTCCCCGTACGGCTTACAGCCAAGGCAGAAGAAGACATGGTTCTTCTTCGGTGAGACTCCTGTACCTACGCCGGTTCAAACAGGAGTTCGGCTCTGCTGCAGACCAGGCGCCTATTCAACGCTTAAGATCGTCTGCCACACCCGTCAATCAACCTTAACTAGCGTTCCTATTGGCTCCCTCAGGACACTAAGCTTAGGGCATCTCTTTAGACAGCAATGCTGCCGAACGAGTTATATCTCGGGTTGATATGCCAAATATTTTTAACAATGGAGGCCTTCTTTTCTTTATTCTGAAGGAAGCTCATACATTCCTTAAGGTTTACAAGATTAGCCAAGTTTGCTACAGAATTATTTCTGTAAGAGGACATGTCATGTCGTAAACACAACTGGTTTCTGTTCTGCTCTTCCTCGGAGCATCTTTGGTCTCGTGTGTTGGGTGAGGTCACATTCGTAACACGATCGTCGTGCAAtagtcgtacgatcgcaaaggGCATTCTTGTGTAGTCTTGCATGTGTCTTGTTATGAAAAAGGCTGTCTAGATTGCTGTCAggggttggttctgtcacagcctgctttaaAATCGTGCGACattaaaatcgtacgacgacctaagACAAGCCCTCAATTTCAAACATTTGGTGGGGGGCTGCTTGAATGTACTCTTCTTTCTTAGACGATGAAAAAGAATGCTCGAACTCAAACATATATCAAGTGACTCCTCTTTGAGTCGTTCTAACAACAAATAGACAAAGCGGTCCCGTCCATCAACAAAACGCTCGCCCGGGAATCAAAACACAATTGGACCAGAATTAAATTACCATCTATTTCCCACGACAGGGGCTTTTCCTTTCTAAAATGCGTGACATGTACCGTATTATCTGTTTACATCAATCTTCTCTTTGACAGATCTCTTTAGTAATAGGTATAGAGAACGCTATGAGATGTGACCTCTAGCAATGTGACCTTTAGAACCAACACCATCTTGGATTCAGGTCTTGGTTGGATGTTAATTGATATCTAGCTTTGGACCTCTTTTAAGACAATTTTGTTCTAGCTAACATTGCAGAAGAATAGAATAGAGCCTAAGAGAGCAAAATATATATCTTCAATGTAAACTAAAAGTTAAATTTAGTGGAATGTGGGACGGGGGGGCGTGTCCCTAGTTagacgccatcttgaaaaatattGCTGACATAGAAAAGTGCTGTGATCAAGCATGTCTCTGACAGGCTTATGCTATACCTTTATATCTCATATTTTTAGCATCATATAATCATTAAACAAGATGACAAGCAATTTGAAATCATCATAGCTATTGACATTTAAATTAAGCCTAGAATTGAAATAAGATGAACCCTCGGTCAAGTGCAAGTTAATAATAGATAAATTTTTAGGCCACATAGTAGGAttcggggtctttttataatgactgaatgaagacctttattgcacatttttgccaaactgggctaagtacaggtcacaacaaaataaaacatgttcaaCAGATAGAGTTGACAGATATAAAATAAAACCAGCTGtgagcatgaaagctcatctgtgttgttgaAATCCAT
This genomic window contains:
- the LOC136421958 gene encoding keratin, type 1 cytoskeletal 11-like, producing the protein MSSSALAVSRTGKGSSGYQRYSFVYKSSGGGGGALVPAGSFAQAGGFGFLGLSIPIMSGGRERELQGLRVHNDKLASYIEKVRVLEDRNRDLELQYAVLSRAPMSGAGGGDQNSAMLDAYNEQLRKAQGMLQELVGRREMLKQEMGGYEAEVAELTAQIQAEMAALAAMEEELSVLRKSVADANAEGKRLQGAMEMLSVNLDFQVQANIQEAEETRERVTLEVQQQAEAEFQVSVESMRREFEANAGARKSQLEDMYARRLAALQTQKQRLEAQISEAKREIKAVEREIEQALRQLDKLRETTARLQAELEATDIEGQRQFEMMEATIAELEAVLNELRGRLQAQRDAYSELQRVKMQMDMEITCYKQLLEGEEARMSQPTSIVVKTSGGGGGGGGGGGGGGGGGGGGGGGAMGGLKLGKGSFLKIRR